A window of Streptomyces sp. SAI-127 contains these coding sequences:
- a CDS encoding cellulase family glycosylhydrolase: protein MIHSRRTRPRPEEDPIPTLRFGVNYTPRHGWFHAWHDFDPGRAREDLAHIAGLGLDHVRVFHLWPLLQPNRTLIRTAAVDQLTQLVDLAAEAGLDVLVDGVQGHLSSFDFYPEWTRSWHHRNVFTDPEAIDAQADLLRTLGRALAGRPNLIGLQLGNELNNLIEHNPATVAEVDHYLDTLLAAARDGLGSQGLVTHSAYDAAWYGDDHPFTPEASARKGDLTTVHPWVFSGGCASLYGPRSPQVLHLAEYGTELAKAYAADPSRPVWVQETGAPEPHIPAADAPHFARETILNASGCENLWGVTWWCSHDVDRSLADFPELEYTLGLFDAEGRPKPIAQALATTITELRAGSLPAEPRDTALVLACTPSTRSVSGPGGAYFEEWMRLRQQGLRPAVVLAERAEDAGYLAARGVKELIHIP, encoded by the coding sequence TTGATACATTCGCGCAGGACAAGGCCCCGGCCCGAGGAGGATCCCATTCCCACGCTCCGCTTCGGCGTCAACTACACGCCCCGCCACGGCTGGTTCCACGCCTGGCACGACTTCGATCCGGGCCGCGCCCGCGAGGACCTGGCCCACATAGCCGGGCTCGGCCTCGACCACGTCCGGGTCTTCCACCTCTGGCCGCTCCTGCAGCCCAACCGCACGCTGATCCGCACCGCCGCCGTGGACCAGCTGACGCAGCTGGTCGACCTGGCGGCCGAGGCGGGCCTCGACGTCCTGGTGGACGGCGTGCAGGGCCATCTGTCGAGCTTCGACTTCTACCCGGAGTGGACCCGCAGCTGGCACCACCGCAACGTCTTCACCGACCCGGAGGCGATCGACGCCCAGGCGGACCTGCTCCGCACCCTCGGCCGCGCCCTCGCCGGCCGCCCGAACCTCATCGGCCTCCAGCTGGGCAACGAGCTCAACAACCTCATCGAGCACAACCCGGCGACGGTGGCGGAGGTCGACCACTACCTGGACACCCTGCTGGCCGCCGCCCGGGACGGCCTGGGCTCCCAGGGCCTCGTCACCCACTCCGCGTACGACGCGGCCTGGTACGGCGACGACCACCCCTTCACCCCGGAGGCCTCGGCCCGCAAGGGCGACCTCACCACGGTCCACCCCTGGGTCTTCTCCGGCGGCTGCGCGAGCCTCTACGGCCCCCGCTCCCCCCAGGTCCTGCACCTCGCCGAATACGGCACGGAACTGGCCAAGGCCTACGCCGCGGACCCGTCCCGCCCGGTCTGGGTCCAGGAGACAGGCGCCCCCGAACCCCACATCCCGGCCGCCGACGCCCCGCACTTCGCCCGCGAGACGATCCTGAACGCGTCGGGTTGCGAGAACCTGTGGGGCGTGACGTGGTGGTGCTCCCACGACGTGGACCGCTCCCTGGCGGACTTCCCGGAGCTGGAGTACACGCTGGGGTTGTTCGACGCGGAGGGGCGCCCCAAGCCGATCGCTCAGGCGCTGGCGACGACGATCACCGAACTGCGGGCCGGATCACTGCCGGCTGAGCCACGCGACACGGCCCTGGTCCTGGCCTGCACACCGTCCACGCGATCGGTGTCGGGGCCGGGCGGGGCGTACTTCGAGGAGTGGATGCGCCTGCGCCAGCAGGGGTTGCGTCCGGCGGTGGTCCTGGCGGAACGGGCGGAGGACGCGGGCTATCTGGCGGCAAGAGGGGTCAAGGAGCTCATACACATTCCATGA
- a CDS encoding glycoside hydrolase family 3 N-terminal domain-containing protein: MSDVLYRDPTAPVAARVRDLLSRMTLREKAGQLNQRMYGWDAYRRTSDGGFELTEALHAETDRFEGLGALYGLQRADAWSGVEHGSGPGAQDGAALAELVQRHVMGRSRLGIPALFVEEVPHGLMALDGTVLPVNLAIGATWDPDLHERAAAHAAAELRARGGHVALVSALDIVRDPRWGRTEECFGEDPYLAARLTEALVRGMQGVPGDDVFAADKAPVVLKHFAGQGATVGGRNSAESELGLRELHEIHLPAARAGVRAGAAAVMAAYNEVDGMPCSGNRALLTGLLREDWGFDGLVMADGLAVDRLARITGDKVSAGALALDSGVDLSLWDEGFTHLEEAVERGLVSEQTLDTAVARVLRLKFRLGLFDQQDATARPPADGEAISREAARAAVTLLRNDGALPIGANVSRIAVLGPQAATTAHQLGDYTAPQRPGTGSSVLDALRRLAPPGLEIRHAPGCALTGADLSGIPEAIAQAAASDLAVLVLGGSSARTPETEFDANGAARKTVSEMTCGEGVDLAGLRLGTAQYALLDAVVATGTPTAVVLIQGRPHLVPDTAAALLTAWYPGPWGGEAIAGVLLGLTEPAGRLPVSVPRSAAQLPVHYNHKDTEYGGYVDESTQPRYSFGHGLSYTSFAYGTPRLTGLTVEVDVTNTGQRYGRSVVQVYLRRLLTPTWPRTLELCAFEGVGLAPGERRTVSLTLDPEQLAPSRTVEIRVAASAGEALAARGHSLTAPDETPL; the protein is encoded by the coding sequence ATGAGCGATGTCCTCTACCGCGACCCCACCGCACCCGTGGCCGCCCGCGTCCGCGACCTGTTGTCCCGGATGACCCTGCGCGAGAAGGCCGGCCAGCTCAACCAGCGCATGTACGGCTGGGACGCCTACCGCCGCACCTCCGACGGCGGGTTCGAACTCACCGAGGCCCTGCACGCCGAGACCGACCGTTTCGAGGGACTCGGTGCCCTGTACGGCCTCCAGCGCGCCGACGCCTGGTCCGGCGTGGAGCACGGGAGCGGACCCGGCGCGCAGGACGGAGCCGCCCTCGCCGAACTGGTCCAGCGGCATGTCATGGGCCGGAGCCGGCTCGGCATCCCCGCACTCTTCGTCGAGGAGGTCCCGCACGGCCTCATGGCCCTCGACGGCACGGTCCTCCCGGTCAACCTGGCGATCGGCGCCACCTGGGACCCCGACCTCCACGAGCGCGCCGCCGCGCACGCCGCCGCCGAACTCCGTGCCCGCGGCGGCCACGTGGCCCTCGTCTCGGCGCTGGACATCGTCCGCGACCCGCGCTGGGGCCGTACGGAGGAGTGCTTCGGCGAGGACCCGTACCTGGCCGCCCGGCTGACGGAGGCGCTGGTCCGGGGAATGCAGGGGGTCCCGGGCGACGACGTCTTCGCCGCCGACAAGGCTCCTGTCGTCCTCAAGCACTTCGCCGGCCAGGGTGCCACCGTCGGCGGCCGCAACTCCGCCGAGTCCGAACTCGGCCTGCGCGAACTCCACGAGATCCACCTCCCCGCCGCCCGGGCCGGTGTCCGCGCGGGCGCCGCCGCCGTCATGGCCGCGTACAACGAGGTCGACGGGATGCCCTGCTCCGGCAACCGCGCCCTGCTCACCGGGCTGTTGCGCGAGGACTGGGGCTTCGACGGGCTCGTCATGGCGGACGGCCTGGCCGTCGACCGGCTGGCCCGGATCACGGGGGACAAGGTCTCCGCGGGTGCTCTCGCCCTCGACTCCGGTGTGGATCTGAGCCTCTGGGACGAGGGCTTCACCCATCTGGAGGAAGCCGTCGAGCGTGGTCTGGTGAGCGAGCAGACCCTCGACACCGCCGTCGCCCGCGTGCTGCGGCTCAAGTTCAGGCTGGGCCTCTTCGACCAGCAGGACGCGACGGCCCGCCCGCCGGCCGACGGTGAGGCGATCAGCAGGGAGGCCGCCCGGGCGGCCGTCACCCTCCTGCGCAACGACGGCGCGTTGCCGATCGGCGCGAACGTCTCACGGATCGCCGTCCTCGGACCCCAGGCCGCCACCACCGCACACCAGTTGGGCGACTACACCGCCCCGCAGCGTCCCGGCACCGGCAGCAGCGTCCTCGACGCCCTGCGCCGCCTCGCCCCGCCCGGCCTGGAGATCCGCCACGCCCCCGGCTGCGCCCTCACCGGCGCCGACCTCTCCGGGATCCCCGAGGCCATCGCCCAGGCCGCCGCGTCCGACCTGGCCGTCCTGGTGCTGGGCGGCAGCAGCGCCCGTACCCCCGAGACGGAGTTCGACGCCAACGGGGCCGCGCGCAAAACCGTGTCCGAGATGACCTGCGGCGAGGGCGTCGACCTGGCCGGACTGCGGCTCGGCACGGCCCAGTACGCGCTCCTGGACGCCGTCGTCGCGACCGGCACGCCCACGGCGGTCGTCCTGATCCAGGGCCGCCCGCACCTCGTCCCCGACACCGCCGCCGCGCTGCTCACCGCCTGGTATCCGGGCCCGTGGGGCGGTGAGGCGATCGCCGGGGTACTGCTGGGGCTCACGGAGCCGGCGGGCCGACTGCCCGTCTCAGTTCCGCGCTCGGCGGCCCAACTCCCCGTTCACTACAACCACAAGGACACCGAGTACGGCGGATACGTGGACGAGAGCACGCAGCCGCGGTACTCCTTCGGGCACGGGCTGTCGTACACGAGTTTCGCGTACGGCACGCCACGGCTCACGGGCCTCACGGTCGAGGTCGATGTCACCAACACCGGTCAGCGGTACGGGCGTTCGGTCGTCCAGGTCTATCTGCGGCGCCTGCTCACCCCCACCTGGCCGCGCACCCTCGAACTGTGCGCGTTCGAGGGTGTCGGCCTGGCTCCGGGTGAGCGCCGTACGGTCTCGCTGACCCTGGACCCCGAGCAGCTCGCCCCTTCCAGGACGGTCGAGATCAGGGTCGCCGCCTCAGCCGGGGAGGCGCTCGCCGCGCGGGGTCACAGCTTGACGGCCCCTGACGAGACACCCTTGTAG
- a CDS encoding glycoside hydrolase family 3 N-terminal domain-containing protein: MTHTERQPARTALPVDLDEAAHRCLVAGFEGTTAVPDTLKRLIDRGLGGVILFTRNVRDAEQVRRLTDTLRALRPDLLVAIDNEGGGIGHLVAAGAPEIPGSYALGVVDDPDLTARCADALAGHLATLGITASYAPVADIQRQAGNPIVRTRAFGTEPELVSRHLGAWIAATEARGIASCAKHFPGHGGTLTDSHHEVAVDPRPYEELDLGPFRAAIAAGVPMLMSAHVVFPALDPNRPATLSRRILGDLLRHELDFDGVLVSDALEMKSIADLYGEAAGARIALAAGADQVIVAVADLGVTLECRDAVLEALRDGVLAEERVREAAGRVQRLAERYATPGAEVAVWDEGAGLEAARRALRGQVSPGPVSGAHVVDLFPAPHPALNWGGEDLLTAVLAVDPTATGTAVNGEPADLEGAVEEILAKAGGAPLVVATCDAGLHPWQARMREVIEARRPGVVRVATGLPEGDALCSYGRGRVNLRAVAEVLVGAR; encoded by the coding sequence GTGACCCACACCGAGCGCCAGCCTGCCCGCACCGCCCTGCCCGTCGACCTCGACGAGGCCGCACACCGCTGTCTCGTCGCCGGGTTCGAGGGCACCACGGCCGTCCCCGACACCCTGAAGCGGCTCATCGACCGCGGTCTCGGCGGAGTCATCCTGTTCACCCGCAACGTGCGCGACGCGGAACAGGTGCGCCGGCTCACCGACACCCTGCGGGCGCTGAGGCCCGACCTGCTGGTCGCCATCGACAACGAGGGCGGCGGCATCGGGCACCTGGTCGCCGCGGGCGCCCCGGAGATCCCCGGCTCCTACGCCCTCGGCGTCGTCGACGACCCGGACCTCACCGCCCGCTGCGCCGACGCCCTCGCCGGACATCTGGCCACGCTGGGCATCACCGCCTCCTACGCACCCGTCGCCGACATCCAGCGACAGGCCGGCAACCCGATCGTGCGCACGCGCGCCTTCGGTACCGAGCCAGAGCTGGTCTCCCGGCACCTGGGCGCCTGGATCGCGGCCACCGAGGCGCGGGGCATCGCCTCCTGCGCCAAGCACTTCCCCGGGCACGGCGGCACCCTCACCGACAGCCACCACGAAGTCGCCGTCGACCCGCGGCCGTACGAGGAACTCGACCTCGGCCCCTTCCGGGCCGCGATAGCCGCGGGTGTGCCGATGCTGATGAGTGCGCACGTCGTCTTTCCGGCACTGGACCCCAACCGGCCGGCCACGCTCAGCCGGCGCATCCTGGGGGATCTGCTGCGGCACGAGCTCGACTTCGACGGGGTGCTGGTCAGTGACGCACTGGAGATGAAGTCGATCGCGGACCTGTACGGGGAGGCCGCGGGGGCGCGGATCGCCCTCGCCGCCGGAGCGGACCAGGTCATCGTCGCCGTGGCGGATCTGGGGGTGACTCTGGAGTGCCGGGACGCCGTGCTCGAGGCGCTGCGGGACGGGGTGCTGGCCGAGGAACGGGTTCGGGAGGCCGCGGGGCGGGTTCAGCGGCTGGCGGAGCGGTATGCGACGCCGGGCGCGGAAGTCGCTGTATGGGACGAAGGGGCGGGGCTGGAGGCGGCTCGGCGGGCCCTGCGGGGGCAGGTTTCGCCGGGTCCCGTGTCCGGGGCGCATGTCGTGGACCTGTTTCCGGCGCCGCATCCGGCGTTGAACTGGGGTGGGGAGGATCTGCTGACCGCGGTGCTGGCCGTTGATCCGACGGCCACGGGGACGGCGGTCAACGGGGAGCCCGCCGATCTGGAAGGTGCGGTCGAGGAAATCCTGGCCAAGGCCGGGGGTGCGCCACTGGTCGTGGCCACGTGCGATGCGGGCCTGCATCCCTGGCAGGCCCGCATGCGGGAGGTGATCGAGGCCCGGCGGCCGGGGGTGGTACGGGTCGCCACGGGGCTGCCGGAGGGGGATGCGTTGTGTTCTTACGGGCGGGGGAGGGTCAATCTGCGGGCGGTGGCTGAAGTGCTGGTCGGAGCGCGGTGA
- a CDS encoding BadF/BadG/BcrA/BcrD ATPase family protein, whose amino-acid sequence MNQELVVGLDAGGTRTRAVLAAADDGRVLGESTGGPGNAMTVPVPQLIDHLAEALAQVVPEGARARVVAVTGGFAGATAASEQDPGTSRARTALTEALGRLGIPACRVGVCSDIEAAFAAAPGTPSDGLALVAGTGAVAMRITDRHATTTVDGDGWLLGDEGSGFWIGRSAVRAALRMADGRGRPTVLAGWVGRTLGLPVDVLPKGGIPSYDQGGTALPSGTGAHPTGVPGWSRARREDFRRHLLPAVMADPPIRLARFAPLVADAAAEQDAVAKTIMSEAADHLLETVRALEPRPGERIVATGGLLGPRGPLTAPLAERLHSHGLSLDWVADGCPGAVALARLAHPS is encoded by the coding sequence TTGAACCAAGAATTGGTCGTCGGCCTCGACGCCGGGGGCACCCGCACCCGCGCGGTCCTCGCCGCCGCCGACGACGGTCGCGTGCTGGGCGAGAGCACCGGCGGCCCCGGCAACGCCATGACCGTGCCGGTCCCGCAGCTCATCGACCACCTCGCCGAGGCGCTGGCCCAAGTGGTGCCCGAGGGGGCGCGTGCCCGGGTCGTGGCCGTGACCGGCGGTTTCGCGGGCGCCACGGCGGCCTCCGAGCAGGACCCCGGCACTTCCAGGGCCCGCACGGCCCTCACCGAGGCCCTGGGACGCCTCGGCATCCCGGCCTGCCGGGTCGGCGTCTGCAGCGACATCGAGGCCGCCTTCGCCGCAGCCCCCGGCACCCCCTCCGACGGCCTCGCCCTGGTCGCGGGCACGGGCGCGGTCGCCATGCGCATCACCGACCGACACGCCACGACAACGGTGGACGGCGACGGCTGGCTCCTCGGCGACGAGGGCAGCGGCTTCTGGATCGGCCGCAGCGCGGTCCGCGCGGCCCTTCGCATGGCCGACGGCCGCGGCCGTCCGACCGTCCTCGCCGGCTGGGTCGGCCGCACCCTCGGCCTGCCGGTAGACGTCCTCCCGAAGGGCGGAATCCCTTCCTACGACCAAGGCGGCACCGCCCTGCCGAGCGGTACCGGCGCCCACCCCACCGGCGTCCCCGGCTGGTCACGCGCCCGGCGTGAGGACTTCCGCCGCCATCTGCTGCCCGCCGTCATGGCCGATCCGCCGATCCGGCTGGCCCGCTTCGCCCCGCTGGTCGCCGACGCGGCCGCCGAGCAGGACGCCGTAGCCAAGACGATCATGAGCGAGGCGGCGGACCACCTGCTGGAGACCGTACGGGCGCTGGAACCGCGCCCCGGCGAACGGATCGTCGCCACCGGCGGCCTGCTCGGTCCCCGGGGGCCGCTCACGGCCCCGCTGGCCGAACGGCTCCACAGCCACGGCCTGAGCCTCGACTGGGTGGCCGACGGCTGTCCCGGCGCGGTCGCCCTCGCACGGCTGGCGCACCCCTCATGA
- a CDS encoding tryptophan 7-halogenase, which yields MDPEYDLIVVGGGPAGSTAAAAVAMRGHRVLLLERETFPRYQIGESLLPATVHGLCGILGVAEEVAEAGFTLKRGGTLRWGRDPKPWQFSFSMTPRLPEPTATAFQVERSRFDEILLRNAARVGAEVREGSTVRRIVADDERVRGVEYTDADGNARTAYGRYVIDASGSTSRVHSGVGGTRVYSDFFRNLAVFGYLAGGRRLPEPNRGNIFCAAFDAGWLWYIPLRDDLTSVGAVISPEHTAAVQRDPRAAWRDMIRACPEVAELLDGVPAATEPPYDRVRVRKDWSYWKTSFSTPGMALVGDAACFVDPVLSSGVHLATYGALLAARAVNSALDGSVPEERGFAEFEARYRREYGVFYEFLIAFYDMERNDESYFWSAKKVTKVDSTEVAAFAELAGGLVSGDSAVLGPERLGDHWSAAAAELEGAVGRLATTDDRVNPLLSTRVVGETFRTGNDLQEQALYGGPLDDTGPAGTGHLVASADGLGWDPA from the coding sequence ATGGACCCCGAGTACGACCTGATCGTCGTCGGTGGCGGGCCGGCCGGCTCGACCGCCGCGGCCGCCGTCGCGATGCGCGGGCACCGGGTGCTGCTGCTGGAGCGGGAGACGTTCCCGAGGTACCAGATCGGCGAGTCGCTGCTGCCGGCGACCGTGCACGGCCTGTGCGGCATCCTCGGTGTCGCCGAGGAGGTCGCCGAGGCCGGGTTCACCCTCAAGCGCGGCGGCACACTGCGCTGGGGGCGCGACCCGAAGCCGTGGCAGTTCTCCTTCTCCATGACGCCCCGGCTGCCCGAACCCACGGCGACCGCCTTCCAGGTGGAGCGCTCCCGGTTCGACGAGATCCTGCTGCGCAACGCCGCCCGCGTCGGCGCCGAGGTGCGGGAGGGCAGCACAGTGCGCCGGATCGTCGCCGACGACGAGCGGGTGCGCGGAGTCGAGTACACCGACGCTGACGGCAACGCCCGTACCGCGTACGGCCGTTACGTCATCGACGCGTCCGGCAGCACCAGCCGGGTGCACTCCGGGGTGGGCGGGACGCGGGTGTACTCGGACTTCTTCCGCAATCTCGCCGTGTTCGGGTACCTCGCGGGCGGACGGCGGCTCCCCGAGCCGAACAGGGGCAACATCTTCTGTGCCGCGTTCGACGCCGGCTGGCTCTGGTACATCCCGCTGCGCGACGACCTGACCAGCGTCGGCGCCGTGATCTCGCCCGAGCACACCGCCGCCGTCCAGCGGGATCCGCGGGCCGCCTGGCGGGACATGATCCGGGCCTGCCCGGAGGTCGCCGAGCTGCTCGACGGGGTGCCGGCCGCGACCGAGCCGCCGTACGACCGGGTGCGGGTGCGCAAGGACTGGTCGTACTGGAAGACGTCCTTCTCGACGCCCGGCATGGCGCTCGTCGGTGACGCCGCCTGCTTCGTGGACCCGGTGCTGTCGTCCGGCGTCCATCTGGCCACCTACGGCGCCCTGTTGGCGGCCCGCGCGGTCAACTCGGCACTCGACGGCAGTGTGCCCGAGGAGCGCGGCTTCGCCGAGTTCGAGGCGCGCTACCGGCGTGAGTACGGGGTGTTCTACGAGTTCCTCATCGCCTTCTACGACATGGAGCGCAACGACGAGTCCTACTTCTGGTCCGCGAAGAAGGTCACGAAGGTCGACAGCACCGAGGTGGCCGCCTTCGCCGAACTGGCGGGTGGACTGGTCTCGGGTGACTCGGCGGTGCTGGGCCCGGAGCGGCTCGGGGACCACTGGAGTGCCGCGGCGGCCGAACTGGAAGGCGCGGTGGGCCGGTTGGCGACCACCGACGACCGGGTGAACCCGCTGCTGTCCACGCGGGTCGTCGGCGAGACCTTCCGGACCGGCAACGATCTCCAGGAGCAGGCGCTCTACGGCGGACCCCTGGACGACACCGGTCCGGCGGGCACAGGTCACCTCGTCGCCTCCGCGGACGGGCTGGGCTGGGACCCGGCTTGA